One Lachnospiraceae bacterium C1.1 genomic region harbors:
- a CDS encoding DNA/RNA non-specific endonuclease has product MKKTVCSIFAILLIGLTAVTASSGNRADANAAGRSVQAGTRLAAAEELSTESFEYYSPLDELGRCGPAEACIGVDLMPTEERGSIGMIKPTGWNQNKYPGIVDSNPPYLYNRCHLIGYQLTGENANERNLITGTRYMNVEEMLPYENKVAEYVKSSGNHVYYKVTPVFTGTNLLCDGVRIEAHSVEDSGKALNFNVFCENKQPGVDINYSDGTNKISADAKISEKAATADNFSLKKETSGKLQAASYVANTNTKKFHYPDCSSVSDMKEKNKMYFNGSREELINQGYVPCKRCNP; this is encoded by the coding sequence ATGAAAAAAACTGTATGTTCTATTTTTGCAATTTTGCTTATCGGATTGACGGCAGTAACAGCAAGCTCTGGGAACCGGGCTGATGCAAACGCTGCAGGAAGAAGCGTTCAAGCTGGGACACGGCTTGCGGCAGCGGAAGAGCTCAGCACAGAATCCTTTGAATATTACAGTCCGCTGGATGAGCTTGGAAGGTGCGGACCGGCAGAAGCCTGCATAGGCGTGGATCTCATGCCTACGGAAGAGCGTGGAAGCATTGGGATGATCAAACCAACAGGCTGGAATCAGAATAAATATCCGGGGATTGTTGATTCAAATCCTCCATATCTTTATAATAGATGCCACCTGATCGGATATCAGCTGACCGGAGAAAATGCAAATGAGAGAAACCTGATCACAGGCACCCGATACATGAATGTGGAGGAAATGCTGCCCTATGAAAATAAAGTGGCAGAGTATGTAAAGTCCAGTGGAAATCATGTGTATTATAAGGTTACACCGGTTTTTACAGGAACTAATCTTCTGTGTGACGGCGTGCGGATAGAAGCCCATTCGGTTGAGGATTCCGGAAAAGCATTAAATTTTAACGTTTTTTGCGAGAATAAACAGCCCGGTGTAGATATAAACTATAGCGATGGGACAAATAAGATTTCGGCAGATGCAAAAATCAGTGAGAAAGCTGCCACGGCGGATAATTTCTCCCTTAAAAAAGAAACTTCCGGAAAGTTGCAGGCAGCTTCATATGTAGCCAATACCAATACAAAGAAGTTCCATTATCCTGACTGTTCAAGCGTTTCTGATATGAAAGAAAAGAACAAAATGTACTTTAATGGAAGCCGGGAGGAACTGATAAACCAGGGATATGTGCCCTGCAAAAGATGTAATCCATAA
- the recR gene encoding recombination mediator RecR yields the protein MELYSSKINKLIEELAALPGIGAKSAARLAFYLINEPEEHVKRLSDTMLDAKRSIHYCKECWTLTDSELCPICASAKRDHEQIMVVETTRDLAAYERTGKYNGVYHVLHGAISPMLGIGPGDIKLKELMQRLEGNVKEVIIATNSSLEGETTAMYISKLIKPAGIKCTRIASGVPVGGDLENIDEVTLLRALEGRVQL from the coding sequence ATGGAGCTTTATTCCAGTAAAATAAATAAATTAATAGAAGAACTTGCTGCATTACCCGGAATCGGTGCAAAATCAGCAGCAAGGCTGGCTTTTTATCTTATAAATGAGCCGGAAGAACATGTTAAACGCCTTTCCGACACAATGCTTGATGCAAAGCGAAGCATTCATTATTGCAAAGAATGCTGGACACTTACAGACAGTGAACTTTGTCCTATATGCGCCAGTGCAAAAAGAGATCATGAACAGATCATGGTAGTTGAGACCACGAGGGACCTGGCAGCGTATGAAAGAACCGGAAAATATAACGGAGTTTATCATGTATTACATGGTGCAATTTCGCCAATGCTGGGAATAGGACCCGGCGACATAAAGCTTAAAGAACTTATGCAGAGACTTGAGGGCAATGTAAAAGAAGTTATAATTGCCACAAACTCCAGTCTTGAAGGAGAAACAACGGCAATGTATATAAGCAAGCTTATAAAACCGGCCGGAATAAAATGCACACGAATCGCGAGCGGTGTACCTGTGGGCGGAGATCTGGAAAATATCGACGAGGTAACACTTTTGCGGGCACTTGAAGGCAGGGTACAGCTTTAA
- a CDS encoding DUF5711 family protein, whose protein sequence is MNKFRMLNGTGNKTEKETDYDAEVTRHRIKRVLKWVFIIGLILTVLISFYNYLDRKVYTGYTVTARSVRSDSETARYMQFNGHILKYSQDGAEAFDGMDKSLWNITYEMQSPKIATCEDFVAITDEGSTNIVVTDSSGVSTSIDTRLPVMDICVAGQGVVAAVLSDKSATKINVYDKEGNQLAGLKCTMVQTGYPLDISLSPSGTLLGVSYLRMDAGELKSSVAFYNFGNVGENEVDHYVSGFDYTDAVFPRIKFLDDSSVIAVGNNKVVTYSGAQKPQLISENSVGEEIQSVFYGDDEYALVFRNTSGSDSYRIDLFDEKGVLKMSKEFELAYSDIQITKRQILIYNESECLIMNKRGFVKYSGKFEDSVLLMVPGKSFARYILINRDITQTIRLD, encoded by the coding sequence ATGAACAAATTTAGAATGCTTAACGGCACAGGAAATAAAACTGAAAAGGAAACGGATTACGATGCGGAGGTAACGCGTCATCGGATAAAAAGAGTCTTAAAATGGGTATTTATCATTGGACTGATCCTGACGGTGCTGATTTCGTTTTATAATTATCTCGACAGAAAGGTCTATACCGGATATACCGTCACTGCAAGGTCGGTAAGATCGGACTCTGAAACTGCAAGGTATATGCAGTTTAACGGACATATACTAAAATACAGTCAGGATGGTGCAGAGGCCTTTGACGGAATGGATAAAAGTCTCTGGAATATCACCTATGAAATGCAGAGCCCGAAAATTGCCACCTGCGAGGACTTTGTTGCAATAACAGACGAAGGTTCAACCAATATAGTAGTAACAGATTCAAGCGGAGTATCAACATCTATAGATACAAGACTTCCTGTAATGGATATATGTGTTGCAGGACAGGGCGTTGTTGCGGCAGTTCTCAGCGATAAATCAGCGACAAAGATCAATGTATACGATAAAGAAGGCAATCAGCTTGCCGGACTTAAATGTACAATGGTGCAGACAGGATATCCGCTGGATATAAGCCTTTCTCCCTCCGGAACACTTCTTGGAGTGTCTTATCTTCGGATGGATGCGGGAGAACTTAAATCTTCGGTTGCTTTTTATAACTTTGGAAATGTCGGAGAAAATGAAGTAGATCATTATGTCAGTGGATTTGATTATACGGATGCGGTATTTCCAAGGATCAAATTTTTGGATGACAGTTCTGTGATAGCAGTAGGAAATAATAAAGTAGTGACCTACTCCGGAGCACAAAAACCCCAGCTCATTTCTGAAAACAGCGTCGGGGAGGAAATCCAGTCCGTATTTTACGGAGATGATGAATATGCTTTGGTATTCAGAAATACAAGCGGTTCGGATTCTTACAGGATCGATCTTTTTGATGAAAAAGGCGTATTGAAGATGTCAAAGGAGTTTGAACTGGCATATTCAGATATACAGATAACAAAGCGGCAGATACTTATTTACAATGAATCAGAATGCCTTATAATGAACAAAAGAGGATTTGTGAAATACAGCGGCAAATTTGAGGATAGTGTCCTCTTAATGGTACCGGGAAAGTCTTTTGCAAGATATATCCTTATAAATCGCGATATAACCCAAACAATAAGGCTTGATTAG
- a CDS encoding YbaB/EbfC family nucleoid-associated protein, producing the protein MAKRGGFPGGMMPGGMNNLMKQAQRMQRQMEEGVKELETKEFKAAAGGGAVEVVVSGKKELKSIKISPEAVDPEDVETLEDLVVAAVNEAMKNADEASSAAMGKFTGGLGGLM; encoded by the coding sequence ATGGCAAAAAGAGGAGGCTTTCCGGGAGGAATGATGCCCGGTGGAATGAATAACCTTATGAAGCAGGCGCAGAGAATGCAGCGCCAGATGGAAGAGGGCGTAAAAGAGCTTGAGACAAAGGAATTCAAGGCAGCAGCAGGCGGCGGAGCAGTTGAAGTTGTTGTAAGCGGAAAGAAAGAGCTCAAGAGCATAAAGATCAGCCCTGAAGCGGTTGATCCGGAAGATGTTGAGACACTTGAGGATCTCGTAGTTGCAGCAGTCAATGAGGCAATGAAAAATGCCGATGAGGCATCAAGCGCAGCTATGGGCAAGTTTACCGGGGGATTGGGCGGTCTGATGTAA
- a CDS encoding aldose epimerase family protein yields the protein MKIEKEKFGETRDGRDVFIYTLENKNGSKVKICEYGAIITSIIVPDKDGNFEDVALGYDSLEPYFTNDENFGATIGRNANRIAGASFKIDGEVIALKANEGNNNLHTDFDNGFHKKLWVGAPDEGRNSVSMSYTSPDGENGFPGNLAMKVTFTFTDDNELSIHYEGISDKKTVINCTNHSYFNLAGHGKGDILDHYVKIFASAYNPVGEGSIPTGENAAVSGTPFDFLEFRRIGDDVDADNEQLKLTGGYDHNFVIDVPGGLIAAAEERVSGRRMEVYSSLPGVQLYVGNYIRNGLKGKNGAVYNKRSGFCLETQFFPDSVNQENFESPIFSAGKKYDYTTIYKFTVI from the coding sequence ATGAAGATCGAAAAGGAAAAGTTTGGGGAAACAAGGGATGGAAGAGACGTATTTATCTATACGCTCGAAAACAAAAACGGTTCAAAGGTAAAGATCTGTGAATATGGCGCGATCATCACATCTATAATAGTTCCGGATAAAGACGGAAATTTTGAAGATGTCGCTTTAGGATACGACAGCCTGGAACCTTATTTTACAAATGATGAGAATTTCGGTGCTACTATCGGACGAAATGCTAACAGAATAGCCGGAGCAAGTTTTAAGATTGACGGAGAAGTCATAGCGCTCAAGGCTAATGAGGGAAATAATAATCTTCATACAGATTTCGACAACGGATTTCATAAAAAGCTCTGGGTAGGTGCTCCTGACGAGGGAAGAAATAGTGTCAGCATGAGCTATACAAGCCCTGATGGAGAGAATGGTTTTCCTGGAAATCTTGCAATGAAGGTTACATTTACCTTTACTGATGATAACGAGCTTTCCATACATTACGAGGGAATTTCTGATAAAAAGACGGTCATAAACTGTACAAATCATTCGTATTTTAACCTTGCAGGACATGGAAAAGGAGACATTCTCGATCATTACGTGAAGATTTTTGCATCTGCCTACAATCCTGTGGGAGAAGGTTCTATTCCTACAGGTGAAAATGCAGCTGTTAGTGGAACACCTTTTGATTTCCTTGAATTCAGAAGGATTGGCGATGACGTGGATGCTGATAATGAACAGCTTAAGCTGACCGGCGGATATGATCATAATTTTGTTATAGATGTTCCGGGCGGACTTATTGCGGCTGCTGAGGAACGTGTATCCGGACGCAGAATGGAAGTTTATTCTTCACTTCCGGGAGTTCAGCTTTATGTAGGAAATTATATCCGTAACGGATTAAAGGGAAAAAATGGGGCGGTTTATAATAAACGCAGCGGATTCTGCCTTGAGACACAGTTTTTCCCGGACAGTGTAAATCAGGAAAACTTTGAGTCACCGATATTCAGCGCCGGCAAGAAATATGACTACACAACAATTTACAAGTTTACAGTTATCTGA
- a CDS encoding HD domain-containing phosphohydrolase, with product MEIGEASSTYYLLIRQSDEFKEFEQKYHIYTESFKLQIDNFLINKTPIDWKVLDDIADSLVPEDMRSSLLFAYLMLISPKKEYITISHMFNSGLICRMYARWLKMDPEESCILTRSGFLYDIGKYALPDEVINKSAKLDDLEFDLIKTHAFLGKVLLSRQENINPHILNAALQHHERSDGSGYPQKLSSGEIDKFASMAAIVDVYEAMTSARSYREPLCVYQVVSRFQEDSLHKYDLNAVNPFLNNLVDDFIGSYVRLSNGMEGRVFMKNSNDLARPLIMCGDTVVDLTQDKTVSIIAII from the coding sequence ATGGAAATAGGAGAAGCTTCCTCAACTTATTATCTGCTCATTCGTCAGTCTGATGAATTTAAGGAATTTGAGCAGAAATATCATATTTACACAGAATCATTCAAATTACAGATTGACAATTTTCTTATAAATAAAACCCCGATTGACTGGAAAGTCCTTGATGATATCGCTGATTCTCTGGTTCCTGAAGATATGCGTTCTTCACTGCTTTTTGCCTATCTGATGCTTATCAGTCCTAAAAAAGAATATATCACGATATCCCATATGTTCAACTCCGGACTGATATGCCGCATGTACGCAAGATGGCTTAAAATGGATCCGGAAGAGAGCTGTATCCTGACCCGCTCGGGTTTTTTATATGACATCGGAAAATACGCGCTTCCGGACGAAGTTATCAATAAGAGCGCAAAACTCGACGATCTGGAATTCGACCTTATAAAGACCCATGCTTTTTTAGGCAAGGTACTTCTCAGCAGGCAGGAAAACATAAACCCCCATATCCTGAATGCCGCTCTTCAGCATCACGAAAGAAGCGACGGAAGCGGATATCCACAAAAGCTGTCTTCAGGAGAAATAGACAAATTTGCCTCCATGGCAGCCATAGTTGATGTTTATGAAGCCATGACCAGCGCCCGGAGCTACCGAGAGCCGCTATGCGTCTATCAGGTAGTTTCCCGTTTTCAGGAGGATTCCCTTCACAAATACGACTTAAATGCAGTAAACCCTTTCCTGAATAATCTTGTAGATGATTTTATAGGAAGCTACGTGAGACTTTCAAATGGAATGGAAGGCAGGGTTTTTATGAAAAACAGCAATGATCTTGCCAGACCTCTTATAATGTGCGGTGACACTGTAGTTGACCTGACGCAGGATAAAACAGTCTCAATCATAGCTATTATCTGA
- a CDS encoding ATP-binding cassette domain-containing protein codes for MDGTDMTAAGTDIKKARQKMGMVFQSFNLFGHLTVIENLMLAPIDLLGKSRQEAYDSGIKLLKRVGLVDKALSYPDELSGGQQQRVAIARTLAMDPDIIMLDEPTSALDPTMVSEVQAVIRDLAQSKKTVTVHRQTAHSAAQLCHNNFD; via the coding sequence GTGGACGGCACGGATATGACCGCTGCCGGGACAGACATTAAAAAAGCAAGGCAGAAAATGGGCATGGTATTTCAGTCATTTAACCTCTTTGGCCATCTTACAGTCATCGAAAACCTTATGCTCGCACCGATAGATCTTTTAGGAAAAAGCAGGCAGGAAGCCTATGACTCCGGAATAAAGCTCCTGAAGAGGGTAGGTCTCGTCGATAAGGCACTCTCCTATCCTGATGAATTATCCGGGGGACAGCAGCAGCGCGTGGCGATAGCAAGGACACTTGCGATGGATCCTGATATAATCATGCTCGACGAGCCTACATCCGCCCTTGATCCGACGATGGTTTCTGAAGTGCAGGCTGTTATACGCGATCTCGCGCAAAGTAAAAAGACCGTTACTGTTCACAGGCAAACTGCGCACTCCGCTGCGCAGTTATGCCACAATAACTTTGACTGA
- a CDS encoding DNA alkylation repair protein, with product MIIDEIRKELFAMQDEKYRDFQAKLIPTAQPDTVIGVRTPQLRKYAGQLLKREDISAFLDDLPHMYFDENQLHAFIVSGIKDYESCISEVIRFLPYVDNWATCDQMSPKIFKKHRKELLENIELWLGSKDTYTVRFGIGMLMEHFLDEDYDTKYPEMVASVRSEEYYINMMIAWYFATALAKQYETVLPFIENRRLSSWTHNKAIQKSVESYRITPEQKEYLRGLKVKDR from the coding sequence ATGATAATTGATGAAATAAGAAAAGAATTGTTTGCGATGCAGGATGAGAAGTACCGGGATTTTCAGGCTAAGCTCATTCCTACCGCACAACCGGATACGGTTATCGGTGTGAGAACTCCTCAGCTTAGGAAATATGCGGGCCAGCTCCTCAAAAGAGAGGATATATCCGCTTTTCTTGATGATCTGCCGCATATGTATTTTGATGAAAATCAGCTTCATGCCTTTATTGTTTCGGGAATAAAGGATTATGAGAGCTGTATAAGTGAAGTGATACGCTTCCTGCCATATGTCGATAACTGGGCTACCTGCGATCAGATGTCTCCGAAGATATTTAAGAAGCACAGAAAAGAGCTTCTTGAAAACATAGAGCTTTGGTTAGGTTCAAAAGACACTTATACGGTAAGATTCGGGATAGGAATGCTGATGGAGCATTTTCTGGACGAGGATTATGATACGAAGTATCCTGAGATGGTAGCTTCAGTCAGGTCGGAAGAATACTACATCAATATGATGATCGCATGGTATTTCGCAACGGCGCTTGCCAAGCAGTATGAAACGGTGCTTCCGTTTATAGAAAATAGACGTTTATCTTCATGGACCCATAATAAAGCTATACAGAAGTCCGTTGAGAGCTACAGGATAACACCGGAACAGAAGGAGTATCTGAGAGGTCTCAAAGTCAAGGACAGATAA
- a CDS encoding ATP-dependent 6-phosphofructokinase, with translation MKRIGMLTSGGDCQALNAAMRGVVKSLVFSGEQIELYGFLNGYQGLIYGNYRMLDVSDFSGILTRGGTILGSSRTPFKTIREPDENGKDKVESMKHSYYKLNLDCLVILGGNGTHKTANLLRKEGLNVVTLPKTIDNDLWGTDMTFGFQSAVDIATNAIDNIHTTADSHSRVFIVEVMGHKVGYLTLNAGIAGGADIILIPEIPYDLKKIVSAIEARKKRGAKFTIIAVAEGAISKEDAKLSKKEYKKKMAKRPHSTVSYALAADIEKVTGQEVRVTIPGHMQRGGSPCAYDRIFASRLGAEAGKLILKGQYGIMVGYRNREIVKVPLEQVAGKLKKLDPDASIIKEAKMLGISFGD, from the coding sequence ATGAAACGTATCGGAATGCTTACCAGTGGCGGAGACTGTCAGGCACTTAATGCTGCAATGAGAGGCGTTGTAAAATCACTGGTTTTCAGCGGAGAACAGATAGAACTCTACGGATTTTTAAATGGTTATCAGGGTCTGATATACGGAAATTATCGTATGCTCGATGTCTCTGACTTTTCCGGAATACTGACAAGGGGAGGAACTATCCTCGGTTCATCGAGGACTCCGTTCAAAACGATCCGTGAGCCGGATGAGAATGGTAAAGACAAGGTAGAGTCAATGAAGCATAGTTATTACAAGCTGAATCTTGACTGCCTCGTCATACTCGGAGGAAATGGAACTCACAAGACTGCGAATCTTTTAAGAAAAGAGGGACTTAACGTAGTTACTCTTCCTAAGACTATAGATAATGATCTTTGGGGAACCGATATGACATTTGGTTTCCAGAGTGCGGTTGATATAGCAACTAACGCTATAGACAATATCCATACAACGGCTGATTCTCACAGCAGAGTATTTATTGTTGAAGTAATGGGTCACAAGGTTGGATATCTCACACTGAATGCAGGAATTGCAGGCGGTGCTGATATTATTCTGATCCCGGAAATACCCTATGACCTGAAAAAGATAGTTTCAGCAATAGAAGCCCGGAAAAAACGCGGAGCAAAATTTACGATAATAGCTGTTGCGGAAGGTGCGATCAGTAAAGAAGACGCAAAACTTTCAAAGAAAGAATATAAAAAGAAAATGGCGAAACGCCCTCATTCTACCGTGTCCTATGCGCTGGCAGCGGATATAGAAAAGGTTACCGGTCAGGAAGTCAGAGTTACGATTCCGGGACACATGCAGAGAGGCGGAAGCCCTTGCGCATACGACAGGATATTTGCTTCAAGACTCGGGGCGGAAGCCGGAAAACTTATCCTTAAGGGACAGTATGGTATCATGGTTGGTTACAGAAACCGTGAAATAGTTAAAGTTCCTTTGGAACAGGTAGCGGGAAAACTTAAAAAGCTTGATCCCGATGCATCGATCATTAAAGAGGCAAAAATGCTCGGAATAAGCTTTGGAGATTAA
- the dnaX gene encoding DNA polymerase III subunit gamma/tau, with product MAYQALYRKFRPDRFEDVKGQDAIVTTLKNQIGSERIGHAYLFTGTRGTGKTTVAKLFAKAVNCENRKEDGSPCGECPTCKAIAAGTSMNVIEIDAASNNGVDNIREIRDEVAYPPTEGRYKVYIIDEVHMLSIGAFNALLKTLEEPPSYVIFILATTEVNKIPITILSRCQRYDFHRMTIDTMVDRMRELADAESMNVDDKALRFVAKCADGSMRDALSLLDQCAAFYFGQELTYDRALEVLGAVDSSVYGKFLDEILDGNVTGAIGTIEEVIMQGRELTAFVSDFTWYLRNLLLVSSSDENMEDVINVSTETLERLREESKLIDSETLMRFIRIFSELSGNIRYSNQKRVLTEIAVIKLMKPEMETDISSLKQRITSLEKKVSEGVPAKVAESSKVNTVVEEAHEKVPMPAALPEDVKKVADNWGKILAKMLPLCRSEVKFAHPTVRNDELHIVFEDPFQFAFFKDENHYADLKKAIDTVIGKDVKFKMVNQEDGKNFDESFPDLSGIINFDGIETE from the coding sequence ATGGCATATCAGGCATTATACAGAAAATTTCGTCCTGACCGCTTTGAAGATGTTAAGGGCCAGGACGCAATAGTAACTACATTAAAAAATCAGATCGGTTCGGAAAGAATAGGTCATGCCTATCTTTTCACCGGAACCAGAGGTACCGGAAAAACGACTGTGGCGAAACTTTTTGCCAAAGCCGTAAACTGCGAAAACCGTAAAGAGGATGGAAGCCCGTGCGGCGAATGTCCTACATGTAAAGCGATCGCAGCCGGTACCTCGATGAATGTCATAGAAATCGATGCTGCATCGAATAACGGTGTAGATAATATACGTGAGATCCGGGATGAGGTGGCATATCCGCCGACAGAGGGCAGATATAAGGTTTACATAATAGATGAGGTGCATATGCTTTCAATAGGAGCGTTCAATGCACTTCTGAAAACACTTGAAGAACCGCCCTCATATGTAATATTTATACTGGCTACAACAGAAGTAAATAAAATTCCGATAACGATCCTGTCGAGATGTCAGCGCTATGACTTTCATAGAATGACCATAGACACCATGGTTGACAGAATGAGAGAACTGGCTGATGCAGAGTCGATGAATGTCGATGATAAGGCACTTAGGTTTGTGGCAAAATGTGCAGACGGCTCAATGCGTGATGCGCTGAGCCTTTTAGATCAGTGTGCCGCATTCTATTTCGGTCAGGAGCTCACTTACGACCGGGCGCTTGAAGTGCTTGGGGCAGTGGACAGCTCCGTATACGGAAAATTCCTGGATGAAATACTTGACGGGAATGTCACCGGGGCGATCGGAACCATAGAAGAAGTTATAATGCAGGGAAGGGAGCTTACAGCTTTCGTATCGGATTTCACATGGTATTTAAGAAATCTGCTCCTTGTAAGCAGTTCCGATGAAAATATGGAAGACGTCATAAATGTTTCAACGGAGACATTGGAGAGGCTCAGAGAAGAGTCGAAACTCATAGACAGTGAAACACTTATGCGATTTATTCGCATATTTTCTGAGCTTTCGGGTAATATACGATATTCGAACCAAAAACGTGTATTGACAGAGATAGCAGTTATAAAGCTTATGAAACCTGAGATGGAAACGGATATTTCATCGCTTAAACAGAGGATAACGAGCCTTGAAAAAAAGGTTTCAGAAGGAGTCCCGGCAAAGGTTGCTGAATCTTCAAAGGTGAATACTGTTGTTGAAGAAGCTCATGAGAAAGTTCCGATGCCGGCAGCATTGCCCGAGGATGTTAAAAAAGTTGCGGATAACTGGGGCAAAATTTTAGCTAAAATGTTGCCTCTCTGCCGTTCTGAGGTTAAATTTGCACATCCGACAGTAAGAAATGATGAGCTTCATATAGTGTTTGAAGATCCGTTTCAATTTGCTTTTTTCAAGGATGAAAATCATTATGCAGATCTGAAAAAAGCGATAGACACAGTGATCGGTAAAGATGTAAAATTCAAAATGGTCAATCAGGAAGATGGGAAGAATTTTGATGAAAGCTTTCCGGATCTTTCGGGAATCATAAATTTCGATGGTATAGAAACTGAGTAA
- a CDS encoding manganese efflux pump, which yields MLVKFIVNSVLLGVALAMDAFSVSCANGLNEPHMKHSKMACIAGTYAFFQFLMPMTGWFCVHAIASYFNAFRKFIPWIALVLLLFIGVQMLCEGIKGCDDEKIIRLTPHALLLQGIATSIDALSVGFTIANYELNLAVAASLIIAAVTFCICISGLYIGRKAGMLLAGKASILGGIILIAIGIEIFIS from the coding sequence ATGTTGGTAAAATTTATTGTTAATTCTGTCCTGCTTGGCGTAGCCCTTGCAATGGACGCTTTTTCTGTATCCTGTGCAAATGGTCTGAACGAGCCTCATATGAAACACTCAAAAATGGCATGCATAGCCGGTACCTATGCTTTCTTCCAGTTTCTGATGCCAATGACCGGCTGGTTCTGTGTCCATGCGATCGCCAGTTATTTTAATGCTTTCCGGAAGTTTATACCCTGGATAGCCCTTGTCCTTCTCCTTTTTATCGGCGTCCAGATGCTCTGTGAAGGTATAAAAGGATGCGATGACGAAAAAATCATCCGGCTTACCCCCCATGCACTTTTACTGCAGGGGATAGCCACATCCATAGATGCTCTTTCAGTCGGATTTACCATTGCAAATTATGAGCTGAACTTGGCTGTTGCGGCAAGCCTGATAATTGCGGCTGTTACTTTCTGTATATGCATATCAGGTCTCTATATCGGACGTAAGGCCGGAATGCTCCTTGCCGGGAAAGCCTCTATACTTGGAGGTATCATTCTCATTGCCATAGGAATCGAAATTTTTATAAGCTGA